Proteins from a single region of Runella sp. SP2:
- a CDS encoding N-acetylglucosamine kinase, whose product MILIADSGSTKTDWRIIDHENNVQQAKTIGLNPYFQDSDSIANELRQNLLPSIVGEVTEIYFYGTGCAGEEPCAIVRRGLQAVFPTAHHIEVDSDMLGAARGLCGHQAGIACILGTGSNNCLYDGKNIADKIPSFGFWLGDEGSGGHLGKKAVLAFLHKEMPTDLAEKFAKRYGLTREIVLENAYKKPFPNRYFASFSKFLFDNRNHPFAYQLVYDAFGEFLDKYVAKLPNYNQHKIHFVGSVAFYYNDILRRVAADKGMTIGHIMETPIAGLTLYHKEKG is encoded by the coding sequence ATGATATTAATTGCCGACAGCGGTTCGACCAAAACGGACTGGCGAATTATCGATCACGAAAACAATGTCCAACAGGCTAAAACCATTGGCCTCAATCCCTATTTTCAAGATTCTGATTCGATTGCCAACGAACTTCGACAAAACCTTTTGCCTTCCATCGTTGGCGAAGTAACCGAAATATACTTTTATGGCACAGGCTGCGCTGGCGAAGAACCTTGTGCCATCGTTCGTCGAGGCTTGCAAGCCGTTTTTCCAACCGCGCATCACATTGAAGTCGATAGTGATATGTTGGGGGCTGCCCGTGGCCTTTGTGGACACCAAGCGGGCATTGCTTGTATATTGGGAACGGGTTCCAACAATTGCTTATACGATGGCAAAAACATTGCCGACAAAATCCCTTCGTTCGGATTTTGGCTCGGCGATGAAGGTAGTGGTGGGCATTTAGGCAAAAAAGCCGTTTTAGCCTTTTTACACAAAGAAATGCCTACCGACTTGGCCGAAAAATTTGCCAAACGTTACGGACTTACCCGCGAAATCGTGTTGGAAAATGCCTACAAAAAACCATTTCCCAACCGCTATTTCGCCAGTTTTTCCAAATTCCTTTTTGATAATCGAAACCACCCCTTTGCTTATCAATTGGTTTATGATGCCTTCGGTGAGTTTTTAGACAAGTACGTCGCCAAGCTACCCAATTACAACCAGCACAAAATTCACTTCGTTGGTTCGGTCGCTTTTTATTACAACGACATTCTACGCCGCGTCGCTGCCGACAAAGGCATGACCATCGGGCACATTATG